The Methanobrevibacter sp. genomic sequence ATATCCATAAAAGTGATTTTAAAACTAAAATGCTGTTAAGTTCAATGACAAAAGCCCTTGAATCTAAAATTCAAATTCAAAAGGAGTAAAATAATGACCGATTATAAATATGTAATTGTAGGCGCCGGACTTTCTGGTTTAACAATAGCTGAGAGAATTGCAAATCAGTTGGATGAAAAAGTTTTAATTATTGAAAAGCGCGACCATATTGGAGGCAATGTTTATGATTTTTACCAGGACGACCTCCTGATTCAGAAATACGGTCCTCACATTTACCATACAAACGATAAAAAAGTTCACGATTACCTTTCACAGTTTACACAATGGATTGATTACGTGCACAGGGTATTGAGCTATGTTGATGGAAAGCTTGTGCCTATGCCAATCTGTATTGATACCTTAAATAAATTGTATGACCTTGACCTGGATGAAAATTCAATGAAGGAATGGATTGATGAGCATAAAGAAGATATTGATGAGATAAAATCCTCCGAAGATGTTGTTCTTAAAAATGCCGGAAGGGATATTTACAATAAGCTGTTTAAAAACTATACTGAAAAGCAATGGGGAACCTCAGCAGCTGATTTAAGTCCAAGCGTCATTTCAAGAATTCCTTTTAGATTCAATCATGACGACCGATACTTTGGAGACACATATCAGGGAATGCCGAAAGAAGGATTTACAAAAATGTGTGAAAACATGGCAAAATCCGATAACATTGAAATTATCCTCAAAACAGATTATAAAGATTATATAGATAAAATCAATTACGAAAAACTAATCTACACCGGCCCGATTGATTACTTTTATGATTATAAGTACGGGGAACTGTTATACAGATGTCTGAACTTCGTATATGAAATCTTAAATCAGGATTCCTATCAGGAGGTAGGTGTTGTAAACTATCCTAATCATCCATACTTTACAAGGATAACCGAATTTAAAAAGTTAACCCAGCAGAAGGCCGATGGAAAGACAGCCATCATGAGGGAATATCCAGGATTCAATGGTGAGAAATGTTATCCATATCCAACAGAGGAATATTTGGATAAATTCAAATTATACGAAGCGGAAATGGAAAAAGAAGAAAATGTAATATTTGCCGGAAGATTAGCCAAATACAAATATTACAATATGGATTTAGTAGTTAAAGATGCATTAGAAATTTTTGAAAAACAAATCAGATAGGTGTTGACATGATTGCAATATGGCCACAGTATTTAAATAAAGACTTGTCCCTTAGCGAAGGTCGTAAAATATCTATTGAAGAGTCTGTTAAGAACCCTTCAATTAACGAAATTGAAAGAGCACTGAAAAGACTTGGATTTACATACAATTTGGAAAAAGACAAGGCATATCCTGGAAAATGGTATGAAAAATCCGGAAGAGTCCTTGTTGAATGGGAAGGAACAAAATTAGACCTTATACGAGAAGTTAGTTTAAAAATCAAAGAACTCAGAAACTGATTAATATGCAAATACCCCAACCGATGCACGAACAATACCTCGAAGCAAAAAAGCTTATCGAAAGCTCAAATGACATTAAGGTCTATTCACATATTGACTGTGACGGCATTTGTTCAGGTGCAATATTATCAACCATACTCGACAGGCAAAATAAAGAACATGAAATCGAGTTTGTAAATTTAGACGTCTTGGATGACATGGACCTTAACCACGAACTTACAATATTTTCAGATTTAGGTTCAGGCCAAAGAGTTGACTCAAAAGCCCGTGAAGGTCAGAAAATCCTCATCCTGGACCATCATCCTCCATTAAGGGATATTGATTACAGAGCCGGCAAAAATTATACTTTTTTAGAAATCAATCCTATGCATCACGGCATTGACGGGTCATATGACGTTTGTGGCGGAGGATTATGTTATTTTCTTGGAAAGGAATTCGGATATACTGATTTAAGCTGGATTGGTGTTTTATCTGCAATTGGAGATATGCAAAACACTAAAACTGGCCATTTTGAAGGTTTAAATGAAATAATACAACAAGATGCAATTGACGGAGGATATCTCAAGCTAACAAAGGATGATTTAAACATTTACGGCAGAAACTCAAGACCTCTCTTCGTTGCCCTTTCTTACTTTAGTGATGTAAAACTGCCGATTACAAACAACACCAATGAGACAATGGCTATTCTAGAAGAACTGGGCATTGATGAAAAACACAACCGAAAAACTTTAAACGAATTGACAATGGAAGAAAAAGGCAAGCTTTTCCAACGCCTTCTTTCAATGCTGGCAAAGGTTGTTCCGGGAAAATATATTCAGTATCTTCCCCAGTTAATCATTGGAGATTCATACACATTCTTAAAAGAAGATCCCTCCAGTTTTCTCAGAGATGCTTCTGAATTTTCAACAGCCATGAATGCATGCGGCAGAAATCATGAAGAAAAAATAGCCATGGAAGTTTTAAAAGGAGACAGATTTGTTGCTCTTGATGAGCTTGAAGATGTAAGCTTAAATCACAGGCGCAATCTTGCTCAGGCAATATCCGGTGTTGTAGAAAGCGATGATGCGAATATCATTGAATTGGAAAACCTGCAATACTTTGATGGAACCGGAATTAAACCAGAAATTGTCGGAACAATAACCGGAATGATTTTAGGTTACTGCAACTGGAAAAAACCGATTATAGGATTTGCTCAAACTGACGATACAGGCCTTAAAGTGTCTCTTAGATGTTCAAGATTACTTTCCTATGACGGAATACACTTTGGAAACATTATCCGCAAAGTTGCAGGACAAGTCGGAGGAAGTGGAGGAGGCCACGCAATGGCTTGTGGCGCTTATATTCCGATTGATAAAAAAGACGAATTTCTCAAAGAGTTTAATGAAAATCTAAATGGCAGACTTACACTTTAATATATATAATATAAAATTAAATATATAAATTAATCAATTATAATTGAGGAATGAATTATGATGAAGGCATTTAAAAAAAGAGGTGCTCTTACACATTTTCAAATTTTAAGTGAAATATCAAAACAAGATCCTCACCTCAAACAAAAAGATTTGGCTGATAAATTAGGAATTACCATACAGGCGGTTTCTGAAAATATTAAAACCTTAATCGAACTGGACTACATTAGTTCTAAAGATGGAAGATCACCTTATAAAATAACACAAAAAGGTATTGAAAAAGTTAAAAAAGACGCAATTAGCTTGAGAAAATATTCCGATTCTGTTTTGGAAACTATGAATCATTACAAAACCATCTGGCCAGCTATTGCAAATGAAGACCTTAAAAAAGGAGATCTTGTCGGCCTTTACATGGAAGATGGGGTTTTATACGCTCATAAAAAAGAAGAAAATGCTACCGGCGTTGTTTTAGAAGATGCAGAAGCCAATATGGACGTTTCCCTAACCAACCTTACCGGAATTATTGATGTTGTAAACGGGGAAGTTACCCTCATTATTGTTCCGACCATCAAAGACGGCGGATCTAAAGCTTCCGATTTGGACTTGATTAAAAAGGTCTATGAAAAAGGAACAAACAGCGGTGAAAAAATCAATAAGGTCGCATCGGCAGGTACTGTTTCCCGCGCGATTATAAACAAGTTAGGACTTCCCCTTGACATTGAATACGGTGCGCCACATGCAACTGCAAATGCTGCCCGAAAAGGACTAAACGTTCTTGCAATTTGCGTTGGGGACATGAGCAAATCATTTACACGCGAACTTGAAGCTGAAAAAATCAAATACAATATTATCGATGGGAAAAAATAATTACTTTTCCCTTACCATCTTTAACAGACCTGCAGCCAGAAGTTCTGAATTTATTTTTTTATTTACGTTCTTTTTTACTGATTCAAGATAAAAGTCATCCACTTCTTCAAGTTCAATGAGATTTTTAACATTGTCCAGAATCATGTTATTTTTAATATATTCAACTTCCTTAAATGAAGGAATCTTTTTTTCGGCAATTTTGGTTTTATTGACCTTTTTAATAGCATTGAATCTCTGAATCTCATCTCTTGAAACTAAAGTAAAAGCATATCCGATTTTTCCCGCCCTTGCAGTTCGCCCAATCCGGTGAATATAATTTTCAGGATTCTGGGGAACATCGTAATTGATAATAACATCCAGATTGTCAATATCCAATCCCCGTGCTGCAACATCAGTTGCAACCAAAATGGAAATGTTTCCATTTCTAAATTTATTCATTACACGGTTTCTTACTTTTTGAGTCATGTCTCCATGAAGGCTGTCAACAGAATATCCTCTTTTTCTTAAATGCTTTTCAACATAATTTACTCCCTTTTTCGTATTGCAGAATATTAATGCCAGTTTGACGTCATATACATCAAGCAGTCTTGTCATGTCTTCAAATTTATACTTGATATTGCATTTGAAAAAGTATTGTGTTATTTTTGGAGTGTTTTTCTTATTTGAAGCTATTTTGATAGTTTTTGGATTTTTCTGATATTTTTTAGCAATTTTTTTTATTTCATCGGGAATTGTAGCTGAGAAAAGTAGCGTTTGTCTGTTTACAGGAGTGTTTTTTAAAATAAACTCAATATCATCAATAAATCCCATATTCAACATTTCATCTGCTTCATCTAAAACAACACTTTCAATACCTATCAAATCCAGGTTGCCTCTTTCAATATGGTCAATTACACGACCGGGAGTTCCAACAACAATATGAACGCCTTTTTTTAAAACTCTGGTTTGTTTTCCTATTGGCTGGCCACCATAAACTGCTAAAATTTTAAGTTTTTTAATTTTTGAACCTACTTTGGCAAGTTCATCAGCCACCTGCATACACAGTTCTCTTGTTGGACACAGGACAATGGCCTGGGGAGACCTGTCTTCAATGAAAATTTTTTCAATAATTGGAACTGCAAAAGCAAGAGTCTTGCCAGAACCTGTTTGTGCCTGGCCAATAATGTCACTGCCCTTTAAGGATTTGGGAATGGACATTTCCTGAATAGGTGTTGTTTTTGCAAATCCCATTTCTTTTATGGCCTTTTTAATATTATCTGAAATATCCAAGTCATCAAAATACATTACATAAATATTTGATGAAATAACTATATAACAATTTAGATTAATTTAGATTGAAGAGATTTCTGAGGAAAATGGGATAAATACTGAAATATTTCCTGAGGATTGTTCATGAGTCCGTGTTTCTGTGTTTTTTTATTAAAAATAGACATTAACTGTTTAGAATTTGGACTTGGAAGGGAGTATCTATTTCCGAATTCTTCAATATATTTTTCCTTAAGACCCGGAAAGTGTTGGTCTAATTTTTTGTAGAAATACTCGCGATTGCCTTTTCTTAAAGTAAGGCCCATCTCAATACATAATATGCCCTTAACATTGGCATCAATACAGAAATCCAAAATAGAGTTAATATTATCAGACGTGTCGTTAATATAAGGCAGAATAGGACATAGCCAAACAACAGTGGGGATGCCTTCTTTGTTTAATTTCTTTAATGCATCTACTCTTTTTGATGTTTCACATACACCAGGTTCTAAAATTTTGCACAGGTCATCATCTGCAGTGGTTATTGTCATTTGGACAACAACTTTTGATTTTTCATTGATTTTTTTAAGCAGATCCAAGTCTCTAAGCACAAGATCAGATTTTGTAATGCAGGTAAATCCAAATCCATATCTGTTAATCAATTCCAATGATTTGCGTGTGAATTCTAGATTTTTTTCAAGAGGCATATAGGGATCAGACATTGCACCGGTTCCAATCATGGCTTTCGGTCTTTTAATGAGTTGTTTTTTAAGAAGACTTAACGAATTTCTTTTAACGGCAATATCTTCAAATTCATGTTCCATTTTATAAATCTCACTTCTGGAATCACAATAGATACAACCGTGAGTGCAGCCCCTGTAGATGTTCATTCCGTTTTTTGGCGACAGTATACTTTTCGAGGTGATATAATGCATAAAGTTAGTTTTGATTTTGAAAGATAAATAATTATACTTTGAAAAATATATAACAGATTATGGAGCAAAAAAATATCATCGAATATTCAAAAGAACATGAATTTAAAGACCACCCTTCAGTAAAAGGTCTTCAGATAATTGAAGATAAAAACAATTTCCCAATTAGCTGGTTGAATCAGCAAGGATACTGCGAGTATCAGCTATATCTCGAGCATGTCAAAGGGATAAGAACACCTTCAACACCTGAAATGACACACGGAAGTGCTGTTCACCAGCAGCTTGAGGACATTTTCAAACAGGACGCAACACCAACAACACTTCCCGAAGCCGTTGAAACTTCAAAAGAAAAGGCAATAATGTCAAGAGAATGCTTTGTTGTTTCACCTTCTTACGGGATTAGAGGATATATCGATGAAATAAGAATGAAACCTGACGAAATAGTGATAATCGATGACAAACCCGGAAGAACACCCTACCAGTCAACAATGAATCAGGTAAGAGCCTACTGTCTTGCTTATAAAGATATGGTGGGGGATGAGAGAAAAATCAAAGCTGCACTTCGTGAAAGAGGCACTGAAAATCTCTTTTGGATTGAAATATTCACTCCTGATGTTGAAAAGGAAATTGAATACACCATCAAAAGGATGCACAGGTTGTTTGATGGAACCAAACCATTTATGCCGACAAAAAATCCTAAAAAATGCCACTCCTGCAGATTCAAACATGACTGCGAACATGCCCAGTAGATTAAAATGAATAAAAAAACCATTTCAATTATCCTGCTGACAGCATTTTTAATTACAACAACTTTAAGCCTAACGAATTCATTTCTAGAAGACAATGCAACTTCCAAAAATCAAACCGGAACACTGATAATCAACAATAAGACTGTCCACTATGAGAAGACAGGAAAATGCGTAGATGTGATTGATGGAAATACCATACAAGTTTATGGCGTCGGCAAAGTTCAGTTAAATCAGATAGGAAGCCCAAAACCTGAAGCCAAACAGTTTGTTAAGGACAACTGTCTTGGAAAAACCGTATATTTGGATATTGACGATAAACAGCCTGAAGACAGATATGGTCGTATAGTGGCTATTGTTTATACAGACACCATTGACGTTAATAAAGAACTGCTTGACAACGGTTTCGCCAATGTATCTTATTTCACACCAAGTGAATTTAAAAAAGGAGAAGTTTGATTATTTAATATTTCCATGTTAAATCAACAAACAAACACTATTCCTTACAAATCCAGTTTAACAAAAGAAAACTTAAACTAATTTAAGTTAAAAAAAAGTAAGAAGTGAGCCTATTTAAGCTCATCAATAACTGTTGTTTTTGAAATGGTGTTTAGAAACCTGTCGGTTTTCAGCATTTTTCCAACAGCCCAATCAAAAACAATCGGAATCCAATAAATTTTAGTCAAATTACGTACAATCGCCTGAGGCCATGAAATATAATTTCCATTGTTAGACACTACCTTTAAATACATTAATGATTTGCCGACACTTGCTCCTTCAAGCTTTTCGCATAAAACAAAGTAAACCATTATTAAAACAGGGACAACATATGGGAAGAAATGATATATTTCATAAGAATCAGCAGGATTAACAACTAAAGACAATAAATAAGACACAATCCACATAAATGCTGAAACAACAAAGAAATCGATTATGTATGCGCCGACTCTTCTTGTAAATACACTTGCCATCTTATCACCTTAACATACTCTAGGAACTGGATCTGCAATAGGCGCTTCAAGAATCCTTTCACCACCAATAGGAGTATTAACCACAACATAATCCCCTTCGACTACTTCACCAATAATAGCTGCGTTTTCACCGTATTTTTCGCCTTTGATAGCTTCAAGTATTTCTTCGGCTTTATCGGCTTTAACTCCCATAACGACTTTTCCTTCGTTAGCCACTTCAAATGGATCAATACCCAGCATTTCAGATACTGCATGAACTTCTTCCTTAATTGGAATAGCTTCCTGTTCAAGAACAACTCCCACACCAGCTTTTGACGCCATTTCATTAATGGCATTTGCAAAACCGCCACGAGTAGGGTCTTTCATAGCAGTAACTCCACCAATTTCCAAAGCTTTCTTAATAATATTCCACATCGGAGCAACATCAGATTTCAAATCGGTTTCAAATCCGAAACCTTCTCTAAAAGACATTAAACTCATTCCGTGATCACCTAAACTGCCGGTGATGATGATTTTATCTCCAACTTCCAAAGTTGAATCACGAACTACTTCGCCTTTTTTAGCAAGGCCAATTCCTGTTGTAACCATAACAATGCCGTCAAGTTTATCCTGAGGCATCACCTTAGTATCGCCTGTAATTACAGCAACATCAACTTCCTGACAAGTTTCATTTAGTGATTTGATGATTTTTTCCAAACTTTCAATTGGAAATCCTTCCTGCATGATTATTGCATTAGCAAGTGCTAATGGACGGGCACCCATTACTGAGACATCGTTAATAGTTCCGGCAGCAGAGATTCTGCCAATATCTCCTCCAGGGAAAAATAGTGGATCAATAGTATGGCCGTCAGTTGTTAAAACAATTTCATAATCATCACCAATAGGAATTGATGCGCCATCATCTAATGCATCTAAACTAATACCGTCATTTACGCTTTTTTTAGTAATATTATCCAAAATTGTACTGGCGATTAAATTAGCCATTACCTCTCCACCAGCACCATGATTCATACTAATTTTATCTTCTGACATTTTATCTCCTGATTATTAAATAATCTAATAAAAAGATATTTGTAAAAACATGTATATTAATTTAGTTAAAAAAAAAGAGAATTTAAAGAAAAATCTTTAAATTAAAATTCCGTTGATAACGCCATCCTGACCAGGTCTGGATGTTACTTTAGCATTACCTTCAGGAGTTTCTACAATAGCACCTTTGGTAATGATGTTTCTTCTTACGTAGTTAGGGTTTGCAGTGTTTTCAACTACGTTGAGAATGTCCACAACTTTGGTTTTACCATCAGCGCCGGTTAAATTGATTTTGTTACCAGTAGCTAATCTGAGTTTTTCGTTTCCGCCACGGGTTCTAATTTTTCTTAATTTTTTTTCGTCTAATCTAGTTTCTGCTGGGTCTCTTCCTAATTCGGATTTTCTTTTTCCACGGTTTGCAACATTTCTTGCACCGGAAGGACTTCTAGTTGATTTTCCTTGAGAAATTGCCATTATTTCACCTAATAAATATAATTTATAAATTAATAATCGCTGTCAATAATCCTCTTTTCAATTAAATCATCTGCAAGATAATTTGATAACTTAATTTTGAGAGCAAAAAAGAGTCTTAATGAATAATGATAATTAAATATTACTCTATCATCATATATAAATGTTTTATTTTAAAAGGTAAAAAGGACAATTTTATTTTTTATTTTTTAAAATGAATTCATCAATTAGTTTGTCAAAATCTTCTTCAGACATGCTTTTATCATTAGTGGCTTTTAATATTTTATCAATTTCTTCAGGTGAAACATCATCACCTAAAAAAGATATTAGCAACTCCTTTAAGTCATCGTCATCAATGTAAGCCTCTTTGTTGGAGATTATCTGACCTTCTTCATCGTAAAAATAATATGGAATATCCTTATTCATTAATTCCACCTATTATCAGTTTTCATCAACAAATTCATAATATACGATACCATATGGGTCATCATCGAAAAACCATTCCATTGGCTCCTCAACGATTTCATCATCAACAAATTCTTCTTCTACTTCATCAGCGCCTTCTACCTGAATAACGATATTAACATCATCATCTAAACTTTCAACATCAATACCTAATTCATCTAAATCTATTACTAACTCATCGCTGTCGAAATCCTCAGGAACCACAATTACAATTTCATCTCCTGAGCCAACATTAATTTTTGGGTTTTCCAAGATATCTTCCTCCTGTATAAGAGTTATCTTAATATTTAACATTATTATATTATAAAGTTAATTAGGACAGTAACTTAATAGTTACTATCCATTTCAAAATTCATGTAGGGAATCTGGAATTTGTTTTTACATTTAACCGAACAGATGCTCAAATCCTCGATAGACATGTTGAAATGCAAACATATTCTATCACAGTTTATCTTTATTTTAACATTCGAATTTTCCAAAATCTGTTTCGGTATATTTAACACTTCAGAGGCATTTTTTACATAAATTGAATTTGGAAAATTGTTTTTATCAATTCCCAAAAAGATTCCACCTGAAATGTCAAAATCGGCGCAAAAACCCTTTTGTCCGTCAACTTTCCCAACAAAAGTATCACTTACC encodes the following:
- a CDS encoding winged helix-turn-helix transcriptional regulator, which codes for MKAFKKRGALTHFQILSEISKQDPHLKQKDLADKLGITIQAVSENIKTLIELDYISSKDGRSPYKITQKGIEKVKKDAISLRKYSDSVLETMNHYKTIWPAIANEDLKKGDLVGLYMEDGVLYAHKKEENATGVVLEDAEANMDVSLTNLTGIIDVVNGEVTLIIVPTIKDGGSKASDLDLIKKVYEKGTNSGEKINKVASAGTVSRAIINKLGLPLDIEYGAPHATANAARKGLNVLAICVGDMSKSFTRELEAEKIKYNIIDGKK
- a CDS encoding radical SAM protein, encoding MNIYRGCTHGCIYCDSRSEIYKMEHEFEDIAVKRNSLSLLKKQLIKRPKAMIGTGAMSDPYMPLEKNLEFTRKSLELINRYGFGFTCITKSDLVLRDLDLLKKINEKSKVVVQMTITTADDDLCKILEPGVCETSKRVDALKKLNKEGIPTVVWLCPILPYINDTSDNINSILDFCIDANVKGILCIEMGLTLRKGNREYFYKKLDQHFPGLKEKYIEEFGNRYSLPSPNSKQLMSIFNKKTQKHGLMNNPQEIFQYLSHFPQKSLQSKLI
- a CDS encoding thermonuclease family protein is translated as MNKKTISIILLTAFLITTTLSLTNSFLEDNATSKNQTGTLIINNKTVHYEKTGKCVDVIDGNTIQVYGVGKVQLNQIGSPKPEAKQFVKDNCLGKTVYLDIDDKQPEDRYGRIVAIVYTDTIDVNKELLDNGFANVSYFTPSEFKKGEV
- the glf gene encoding UDP-galactopyranose mutase, which gives rise to MTDYKYVIVGAGLSGLTIAERIANQLDEKVLIIEKRDHIGGNVYDFYQDDLLIQKYGPHIYHTNDKKVHDYLSQFTQWIDYVHRVLSYVDGKLVPMPICIDTLNKLYDLDLDENSMKEWIDEHKEDIDEIKSSEDVVLKNAGRDIYNKLFKNYTEKQWGTSAADLSPSVISRIPFRFNHDDRYFGDTYQGMPKEGFTKMCENMAKSDNIEIILKTDYKDYIDKINYEKLIYTGPIDYFYDYKYGELLYRCLNFVYEILNQDSYQEVGVVNYPNHPYFTRITEFKKLTQQKADGKTAIMREYPGFNGEKCYPYPTEEYLDKFKLYEAEMEKEENVIFAGRLAKYKYYNMDLVVKDALEIFEKQIR
- the recJ gene encoding single-stranded-DNA-specific exonuclease RecJ yields the protein MQIPQPMHEQYLEAKKLIESSNDIKVYSHIDCDGICSGAILSTILDRQNKEHEIEFVNLDVLDDMDLNHELTIFSDLGSGQRVDSKAREGQKILILDHHPPLRDIDYRAGKNYTFLEINPMHHGIDGSYDVCGGGLCYFLGKEFGYTDLSWIGVLSAIGDMQNTKTGHFEGLNEIIQQDAIDGGYLKLTKDDLNIYGRNSRPLFVALSYFSDVKLPITNNTNETMAILEELGIDEKHNRKTLNELTMEEKGKLFQRLLSMLAKVVPGKYIQYLPQLIIGDSYTFLKEDPSSFLRDASEFSTAMNACGRNHEEKIAMEVLKGDRFVALDELEDVSLNHRRNLAQAISGVVESDDANIIELENLQYFDGTGIKPEIVGTITGMILGYCNWKKPIIGFAQTDDTGLKVSLRCSRLLSYDGIHFGNIIRKVAGQVGGSGGGHAMACGAYIPIDKKDEFLKEFNENLNGRLTL
- the hypE gene encoding hydrogenase expression/formation protein HypE is translated as MSEDKISMNHGAGGEVMANLIASTILDNITKKSVNDGISLDALDDGASIPIGDDYEIVLTTDGHTIDPLFFPGGDIGRISAAGTINDVSVMGARPLALANAIIMQEGFPIESLEKIIKSLNETCQEVDVAVITGDTKVMPQDKLDGIVMVTTGIGLAKKGEVVRDSTLEVGDKIIITGSLGDHGMSLMSFREGFGFETDLKSDVAPMWNIIKKALEIGGVTAMKDPTRGGFANAINEMASKAGVGVVLEQEAIPIKEEVHAVSEMLGIDPFEVANEGKVVMGVKADKAEEILEAIKGEKYGENAAIIGEVVEGDYVVVNTPIGGERILEAPIADPVPRVC
- the cas4 gene encoding CRISPR-associated protein Cas4, with product MEQKNIIEYSKEHEFKDHPSVKGLQIIEDKNNFPISWLNQQGYCEYQLYLEHVKGIRTPSTPEMTHGSAVHQQLEDIFKQDATPTTLPEAVETSKEKAIMSRECFVVSPSYGIRGYIDEIRMKPDEIVIIDDKPGRTPYQSTMNQVRAYCLAYKDMVGDERKIKAALRERGTENLFWIEIFTPDVEKEIEYTIKRMHRLFDGTKPFMPTKNPKKCHSCRFKHDCEHAQ
- a CDS encoding signal recognition particle subunit SRP19/SEC65 family protein; the protein is MIAIWPQYLNKDLSLSEGRKISIEESVKNPSINEIERALKRLGFTYNLEKDKAYPGKWYEKSGRVLVEWEGTKLDLIREVSLKIKELRN
- a CDS encoding DEAD/DEAH box helicase, whose product is MYFDDLDISDNIKKAIKEMGFAKTTPIQEMSIPKSLKGSDIIGQAQTGSGKTLAFAVPIIEKIFIEDRSPQAIVLCPTRELCMQVADELAKVGSKIKKLKILAVYGGQPIGKQTRVLKKGVHIVVGTPGRVIDHIERGNLDLIGIESVVLDEADEMLNMGFIDDIEFILKNTPVNRQTLLFSATIPDEIKKIAKKYQKNPKTIKIASNKKNTPKITQYFFKCNIKYKFEDMTRLLDVYDVKLALIFCNTKKGVNYVEKHLRKRGYSVDSLHGDMTQKVRNRVMNKFRNGNISILVATDVAARGLDIDNLDVIINYDVPQNPENYIHRIGRTARAGKIGYAFTLVSRDEIQRFNAIKKVNKTKIAEKKIPSFKEVEYIKNNMILDNVKNLIELEEVDDFYLESVKKNVNKKINSELLAAGLLKMVREK
- a CDS encoding 30S ribosomal protein S8e, which translates into the protein MAISQGKSTRSPSGARNVANRGKRKSELGRDPAETRLDEKKLRKIRTRGGNEKLRLATGNKINLTGADGKTKVVDILNVVENTANPNYVRRNIITKGAIVETPEGNAKVTSRPGQDGVINGILI
- a CDS encoding RDD family protein; this encodes MASVFTRRVGAYIIDFFVVSAFMWIVSYLLSLVVNPADSYEIYHFFPYVVPVLIMVYFVLCEKLEGASVGKSLMYLKVVSNNGNYISWPQAIVRNLTKIYWIPIVFDWAVGKMLKTDRFLNTISKTTVIDELK